The proteins below are encoded in one region of Silene latifolia isolate original U9 population chromosome 2, ASM4854445v1, whole genome shotgun sequence:
- the LOC141644275 gene encoding uncharacterized protein LOC141644275, translating to MDLIQSYSPTSNSDSDSDSDSETRIIKLPTKSAAPKVDDTALSLISSDPTFSSGSPATPLDPTQHIVSYDPTYDQLWAPIYGPAHPFAKNGLAQGLRNHKLGSVEDAAFASLHFVGDLNSLETNRGVSVHKRRRLLNKREIDEDDANDEDKDNPATDTWLSRNRKSPWAGKKDNVGQEELTEEQKKYAEEHAKKKAEERGEKVEKGEVFEEKSKFHGKEERDYQGRSWIKPPKDKKPDMEQCYIPKRLEHTWIGHTKGVSAIRFFPKFGNLILSAGMDSKVKIWDVYNSRKCMRTYIGHSKAVRDICFSNDGSKFLSAGFDKNIKYWDTETGKVISTFSTGKIPYVVKLNPDDDNQNVLLAGMSDNKIVQWDMNSREITQVYDQHLGAVNTITFVDDNRRFVTSSDDKSLRVWEFGIPVVIKYISEPYMHSMPSIAVHPDNNWLAAQSLDNQILVYSTRDRFQLNKKKRFAGHIAAGYACQVNFSPDGQFVMSGDGEGKMWYWDWKTCKVSRKIKCHEGVCIGCEWHPLETSKVATCGWDGLIKFWD from the exons ATGGATCTAATTCAATCCTACTCCCCAACTTCCAACTCTGATtccgattccgactccgactccgaaaCCCGAATAATCAAACTCCCTACCAAATCCGCCGCCCCAAAAGTCGACGACACCGCTCTCTCTCTAATCTCATCCGACCCGACTTTCTCATCCGGATCCCCAGCCACACCGCTGGACCCAACCCAACATATCGTCTCCTACGACCCAACCTACGACCAACTGTGGGCCCCAATATACGGTCCAGCCCACCCGTTTGCGAAAAACGGGTTAGCTCAAGGTCTTCGTAATCATAAACTCGGCTCCGTCGAAGACGCCGCTTTCGCTTCGCTGCACTTTGTCGGCGATCTCAATTCGCTTGAGACGAACCGCGGCGTCTCCGTCCACAAACGACGCCGTTTATTAAATAAGAGGGAAATCGATGAAGATGATGCAAATGATGAGGATAAGGATAATCCTGCTACTGACACGTGGCTGTCGAGGAACAGGAAAAGTCCGTGGGCGGGGAAGAAGGATAATGTAGGTCAGGAGGAGTTGACGGAGGAGCAGAAGAAGTATGCGGAGGAACATGCTAAGAAGAAGGCGGAGGAAAGAGGGGAGAAAGTCGAAAAAGGCGAGGTTTTCGAGGAAAAGAGTAAGTTTCATGGGAAAGAAGAGAGGGATTATCAAGGAAGGTCATGGATTAAGCCGCCAAAGGATAAGAAACCGGATATGGAACAATGTTATATTCCGAAACGATTGGAACATACTTGGATTGGACATACGAAAGGTGTGAGTGCGATACGGTTTTTTCCGAAGTTTGGTAATTTGATTTTGTCCGCTGGGATGGATAGTAAGGTGAAGATATGGGATGTGTATAATTCTAGGAAGTGTATGAGGACGTATATAGGGCATTCAAAGGCGGTACGAGATATTTGTTTTTCAAATGATGGGAGTAAGTTTTTGAGTGCAGGGTTTGATAAGAATATTAAGTATTGGGATACTGAGACGGGGAAGGTGATATCGACTTTTTCGACAGGGAAGATTCCGTATGTTGTTAAATTAAATCCGGATGATGATAATCAGAATGTTTTGTTAGCGGGGATGAGTGATAACAAGATTGTACAATGGGATATGAATAGTAGGGAGATTACTCAGGTGTATGATCAGCATTTAGGGGCAGTGAATACCATTACATTTGTCGATGATAATCGTCGTTTTGTGACATCTAGTGATGATAAGAGTCTTAGGGTTTGGGAGTTTGGGATACCTGTTGTTATAAAGTATATTAGTGAGCCTTATATGCATTCGATGCCGTCTATTGCAGTTCATCCTGATAATAATTGGTTGGCTGCTCAGAGTTTGGATAATCAAATTTTGGTATATAGTACTAGAGATAGGTTTCAGCTTAATAAGAAGAAGAGGTTTGCTGGACATATCGCGGCTGGGTATGCTTGTCAGGTTAATTTTTCGCCTGATGGACAGTTTGTTATGTCGGGAGATGGTGAGGGGAAAATGTGGTATTGGGATTGGAAGACTTGTAAGGTTTCTAGGAAGATTAAGTGTCATGAAGGTGTTTGCATTGGATGTGAATGGCATCCATTGGAAACTAGCAAGGTCGCGACTTGTGGTTGGGACGGTTTAATCAAGTTCTG GGACTAG
- the LOC141644279 gene encoding uncharacterized protein LOC141644279 yields MATLAPGVLVKLLEGMSTGVKPTGEHRKTLLQVTDIVPAELDEKSLWPKQGFYIKVSDSSHSIYVSLPYEQDDLVLSNKMQLGQYIYIEKLEPGSPVPVAKGAKPIPGRHPLMGTPEPLMGLRKKGENIQNNGNAAATPRRGSWELNNMDGIGSPSMKLKPVPLDFDQCTPMKEKGSLVKFNPPPMSPMMRIKMNKDCGSSGVRASVGGGLLLSSKMEVKGESPGWLRKSCVTPTILQFARSKSVSERGPRVSATPLNSSVKKSSTPPPSLKRAEGWVNVADNVQNSASSKAGTPQPQSKSSNPTFNSTSTHLSVNLPGKLGLLTREAVQQRETAQKIALQALRQSTATDNVVRCLKMFANLSKSAKPDAPATCFDQFLEFHTQIQQAMTDMVSIQAATSANEIKPETKEDSSILHEIGPNSMDRFQDTEPNNTSKRRLALYKSIASFSTSNGRVLRSQAKASGKVHPNECNNNGGTENDENKQPGVGSGCLSNMVKLCREIETEAGNWFMEFIEKALETGMRKSKDKADVDVRKVPQSLILKVMNWVQVEQSDSNKRPVHPKAAHIGRKLRIKVKNP; encoded by the exons ATGGCGACTTTAGCACCCGGGGTTTTAGTAAAGTTGTTAGAAGGGATGAGTACAGGTGTGAAACCAACTGGTGAACATAGGAAAACACTTCTTCAAGTAACTGACATTGTTCCGGCCGAGCTCGACGAGAAAAGCTTGTGGCCTAAACAAGGGTTTTATATTAAGGTTTCGGATTCTTCGCATTCGATTTATGTTAGTTTACCTTATGAACAAGATGATCTTGTTTTAAGCAATAAAATGCAGCTTGGTCAGTATATTTATATTGAAAAATTGGAACCCGGTTCACCTGTTCCGGTTGCTAAAGGTGCTAAACCGATTCCCGGTCGGCATCCGTTAATGGGTACTCCTGAACCGTTGATGGGGTTAAGAAAGAagggagaaaatattcaaaatAATGGTAATGCTGCAGCAACTCCTAGAAGAGGGTCTTGGGAATTGAATAATATGGATGGGATCGGTTCACCGTCTATGAAATTAAAACCGGTTCCTTTGGATTTTGATCAGTGTACTCCAATGAAGGAGAAGGGTAGTTTAGTAAAGTTTAATCCGCCTCCGATGTCGCCTATGATGAGAATTAAGATGAATAAGGATTGTGGGAGTTCTGGTGTTAGGGCTTCTGTTGGTGGTGGACTATTACTGTCTTCTAAGATGGAGGTAAAAGGTGAAAGTCCTGGTTGGCTTCGGAAAAGTTGCGTTACGCCTACGATTTTACAGTTTGCTAGGAGTAAGAGTGTGTCTGAAAGAGGGCCTAGGGTTTCTGCCACTCCTTTGAATTCATCT GTGAAGAAGAGTTCTACGCCGCCACCAAGTCTAAAGCGGGCAGAAGGATGGGTCAATGTAGCAGACAATGTGCAAAATTCCGCGAGTTCAAAGGCGGGTACTCCACAACCACAATCGAAGTCTAGTAATCCGACCTTTAATTCGACTAGCACACATCTATCAGTGAATTTACCAGGAAAACTTGGTCTTTTAACCAGG GAAGCTGTCCAACAAAGAGAAACAGCACAAAAAATTGCCCTTCAGGCATTACGACAGTCTACCGCTACAGACAATGTTGTACGCTGTCTTAA GATGTTTGCGAACTTGAGCAAGTCGGCAAAGCCAGATGCTCCTGCAACCTGTTTTGATCAGTTCCTAGAGTTTCACACCCAAATTCAGCAGGCAATGACCGACATGGTCTCAATTCAAGCCGCGACATCAGCAAACGAAATCAAACCTGAGACCAAAGAAGATAGCTCAATCCTACATGAGATAGGACCAAATTCTATGGATCGGTTCCAAGACACAGAACCCAACAATACATCCAAGAGAAGATTAGCCCTGTACAAGTCCATTGCATCATTTTCTACAAGTAATGGAAGGGTACTGAGATCGCAAGCCAAGGCATCGGGAAAAGTTCATCCTAACGAATGTAATAATAATGGTGGCACCGAGAATGATGAAAACAAACAGCCTGGTGTCGGGTCAGGTTGTTTGAGCAATATGGTGAAATTGTGTCGGGAGATAGAGACAGAAGCCGGGAATTGGTTCATGGAATTCATAGAAAAGGCGCTTGAGACGGGGATGAGAAAGTCGAAAGACAAGGCAGATGTTGATGTTAGGAAAGTGCCACAAAGTCTTATACTTAAGGTCATGAATTGGGTTCAAGTCGAGCAAAGTGATTCTAATAAACGACCAGTTCATCCTAAGGCCGCGCATATTGGAAGGAAATTGAGAATTAAAGTGAAGAACCCTTGA
- the LOC141644280 gene encoding uncharacterized protein LOC141644280 isoform X2 codes for MANVCCRARVALQSCSTKNAVASKLFGPKSPSIGSKSSKLPGFTTSSNPNSTPNISPQRLFSSSRLPVELAGAQSLMPLHSATASALFTSLLSVHAQSWGSLSEGFATPL; via the exons ATGGCGAATGTATGTTGCAGAGCACGAGTAGCCCTACAATCCTGCAGTACCAAAAACGCCGTCGCTTCCAAATTATTTGGCCCCAAATCTCCATCAATAGGAAGTAAATCTTCTAAATTGCCAGGTTTTACTACCTCTAGTAACCCTAATTCAACCCCTAATATCTCTCCTCAGAGGTTATTCTCATCATCTAG GCTTCCTGTGGAGTTGGCTGGCGCGCAATCTCTGATGCCTTTACACAGTGCCACTGCATCTGCCTTGTTCACTTCCTTGCTATCAGTTCATGCTCAGAGCTGGGGTTCCCTTTCTGAAG GTTTTGCTACCCCACTATAA
- the LOC141644280 gene encoding uncharacterized protein LOC141644280 isoform X1, translated as MANVCCRARVALQSCSTKNAVASKLFGPKSPSIGSKSSKLPGFTTSSNPNSTPNISPQRLFSSSRLPVELAGAQSLMPLHSATASALFTSLLSVHAQSWGSLSEGTILDDS; from the exons ATGGCGAATGTATGTTGCAGAGCACGAGTAGCCCTACAATCCTGCAGTACCAAAAACGCCGTCGCTTCCAAATTATTTGGCCCCAAATCTCCATCAATAGGAAGTAAATCTTCTAAATTGCCAGGTTTTACTACCTCTAGTAACCCTAATTCAACCCCTAATATCTCTCCTCAGAGGTTATTCTCATCATCTAG GCTTCCTGTGGAGTTGGCTGGCGCGCAATCTCTGATGCCTTTACACAGTGCCACTGCATCTGCCTTGTTCACTTCCTTGCTATCAGTTCATGCTCAGAGCTGGGGTTCCCTTTCTGAAG GAACCATACTGGATGATTCTTAA
- the LOC141644280 gene encoding uncharacterized protein LOC141644280 isoform X3: MANVCCRARVALQSCSTKNAVASKLFGPKSPSIGSKSSKLPGFTTSSNPNSTPNISPQRLFSSSRLPVELAGAQSLMPLHSATASALFTSLLSVHAQSWGSLSEGTRDK; encoded by the exons ATGGCGAATGTATGTTGCAGAGCACGAGTAGCCCTACAATCCTGCAGTACCAAAAACGCCGTCGCTTCCAAATTATTTGGCCCCAAATCTCCATCAATAGGAAGTAAATCTTCTAAATTGCCAGGTTTTACTACCTCTAGTAACCCTAATTCAACCCCTAATATCTCTCCTCAGAGGTTATTCTCATCATCTAG GCTTCCTGTGGAGTTGGCTGGCGCGCAATCTCTGATGCCTTTACACAGTGCCACTGCATCTGCCTTGTTCACTTCCTTGCTATCAGTTCATGCTCAGAGCTGGGGTTCCCTTTCTGAAG GTACACGTGATAAATGA